In Papaver somniferum cultivar HN1 chromosome 1, ASM357369v1, whole genome shotgun sequence, a genomic segment contains:
- the LOC113360385 gene encoding F-box protein PP2-B10-like, with protein MERLPEGCISDILSLTSPADVCRSSLVSTLFKSAADSDALWERFLPADYQDIISRALHPFPSAALSKKGLFYRLSDNPLLIDGGLKTFQLEKSSGKKCFMLGAKELGIAWGDNPNHWRWEGYPGSRFPEVAELQWVCWFDIRGKLDTRLLSPKTLYAAYLVLKFKERAYGFSNQTVKARVEVVGRAGGNSSVCSEEILIYLDPNGEGGEHFARERGDGWMEVEMGHFYNEELEEENDEGGEVHMSVLETERLGTKRGLVVQGGHTNSNLKLEILKVDIRSITKTEEDTFLSSQMASTDLAAVSTSCAKIASAGTMESIEFA; from the exons atggAAAGACTACCAGAAGGATGTATATCTGACATCCTATCTCTAACATCACCTGCAGATGTGTGTCGGTCTAGTCTGGTTTCAACTCTTTTTAAATCTGCAGCTGATTCGGATGCTCTCTGGGAGAGATTTCTACCGGCCGATTATCAAGACATCATTTCTAGAGCATTGCATCCTTTTCCATCAGCTGCACTATCTAAGAAAGGCTTATTTTATCGCCTATCCGATAACCCACTTCTCATTGATGGTGGTCTTAAGACCTTTCAGTTGGAAAAATCTAGTGGAAAGAAATGTTTCATGCTTGGAGCAAAGGAGCTTGGAATTGCTTGGGGAGACAATCCTAACCACTGGCGTTGGGAAGGTTACCCTGGATCCAGGTTTCCTGAGGTGGCCGAACTTCAATGGGTATGCTGGTTTGATATCCGTGGGAAGCTTGATACCAGATTGCTATCACCAAAGACCTTATATGCAGCTTACCTTGTGCTGAAGTTTAAGGAAAGGGCATACGGTTTTAGTAACCAAACTGTAAAGGCCAGAGTCGAGGTCGTCGGAAGGGCTGGTGGTAATAGTAGTGTGTGTAGCGAGGAGATACTTATCTACTTGGATCCCAACGGTGAGGGGGGTGAACATTTTGCACGGGAGAGAGGAGATGGTTGGATGGAGGTTGAGATGGGTCATTTCTACAACGAAGAATTAGAAGAAGAGAACGACGAGGGTGGAGAGGTGCATATGTCTGTGCTTGAGACTGAGAGGTTAGGAACCAAGCGTGGCCTTGTTGTCCAAGGTGGGCATACAAATTCC AACTTGAAATTAGAAATTTTAAAAGTTGATATAAGATCAATTACTAAAACAGAAGAAGATACTTTTTTGTCCAGTCAGATGGCATCAACTGATCTTGCTGCAGTTTCGACTTCTTGTGCAAAGATTGCATCTGCTGGAACAATGGAATCAATAGAGTTCGCCTGA